ATTGCGGGTTAAGGCCGACATGCACGCGCTGATGGCAAGATATCCTCCGGCCATCAACAAGCTGCCCAGATAACCGGCTAGCACAACGCCATTGTCGGGGTTCCCCAGAACGTTGAGGGTAATCCAGAATGGAAAGGTGAAGGCTAAAGTCAGGCTGAGGAACAGCCATGCGGCAAAAAACTTACCCAAAACGGCACTCCACAAGGGAACCGGTAACGTAAAAAGTAATTCGATAACGCCCGTGCGCCGTTCTTCCGCCCATAGGCGCATGGCGATAGCGGGTGCGAAAAACAGATAAAGCCAGGGGTGAAAAACAAAGAATGGGGCAGGCGATACCATGCCGCTTTCCAGAAATCCGCCCAGATAAAATGTGCTAGCCCCTATGCTGACCAGAAAAATCACGATAAACACGAGAGCCAGAGGCGTTGTGAAATAAGCCCTGAACTCACGGCGGAAAATTGCTGCAAAGGCTCTCATGATACGCCGGTGTCTTGCAATGCGGGAGGAGTATCAGAGGCATCCGGGCGTTTGGTTAAACTCTGAAAGACTTCATCAAGACGACCCTGCTCCCGGTAAAGAGCGCGGGCCGACAAACCGTGCTGGTCCATAAGTCGGCTTATGCGCGCCATCAGATAAATGGAAGTGCTGGCCTCTCCTGCTGGCAGGATGGTGAATTGACTATCATCGCTATGGGTGGTTTCTTCAATCTCTAAAATGCCGTCAATATCATCCAGCAAATTACGAAGAGTAGAGGCTGCCGTGCGTTCAACCGTTACCGTCACTGCATGATGATAGCGTGAGCGCGCCATTAAGCCTGTAGGGGTGTCGTTGGCTATAATCTCTCCCTGATTGATGATCAGGACTCGTCCGCATAGGGCCGTTACTTCTTCAAGGGCGTGAGTTGACAATATGATGGCGCGGTGAACGGCTAACGTCTCAATGAACTCTCGTACCTCTTGTTTTTGGTTGGGGTCAAGTCCGTCGGTAGGTTCGTCCATGATGAGCACCGGCGGATTGTGAACAATGGCCATGGCCAGTGATACACGCCGGCGAAACCCTTTGGAGAGAGTATCCAGTTTGCGGTGTAACACAGACTCAAGCCCCATATGTTGAATGGCTGATTGTATGTTGGGAGAGTGTTTATCTACTCCATGTACGGCAGCGACAAAACGTAACAGTTGAAAAGGTGTCATCTCCGGCCATGCAGGCGCGCCTTCCGGCAGATAGCCAATACAACCACGGGCGGCTATGGAGTTGGCGGCTACATCATGTCCGGCAATGTGAACGGACCCGGCATCCGGCGTAAGGTAGCCTGTAATTAAACGCATGGTGGTGGTTTTGCCGGCTCCGTTGGGGCCGACAAGCCCCAAAATCTCGCCTCGGTTTACCGTAAAGCCAATGTTGGAAACAGCCCGCAGGGAGCCGAATTGTTTCGTCAGTCCCTGAACGTCAATAAGAGGGAATTGCCCGAAAACCTCTCCGGACGTCTCATTATAATTTCCCTGATAAGTATCATGAGAATCAACCGGCACACCCTCACTGCTCGCATCGCTCATGATCTCTGACCGTCCAGTTTTTTTACGTCCTGCTCCCGCATGTGTTTCCCTGTAATAGGCTAACCGATGAGGAATACTCCAACTATAAGCGCCGGATGTCAAAAGGTTCTATATAACTATATACGTTGTCCTGATGTTTTTTTATCAAGGGAGATTGTCAGTACGGAGTTGACGGTCACGAAAAAATATCAACGTCCGTTGCTATCTCTTTATGGCTGTTAAAGGAGAGGCCGGTTAAGCATCTTGCGTGTATGCCACGCTTCTGCCATTGTTGATGGGTAATGGGAAAAGAGCCGGTTATATTCCATTCGGTGCGTCAGCCTCGGCGGCCTGAGCCGGTTGTGGTGTTCGACCGGAAGGAACTGAATACCATTCTGCAACTCTATGGCCGTAAAGTTGCAACCGGAGAATGGCGTGATTACGCTCTTGACCATCAAAAAGATTTAGCCGTTTTTTCCATTTTTAGGCGCACCAGCGAAAACCCCCTTTACCGTG
The sequence above is drawn from the Parvularculales bacterium genome and encodes:
- a CDS encoding ABC transporter ATP-binding protein — translated: MSDASSEGVPVDSHDTYQGNYNETSGEVFGQFPLIDVQGLTKQFGSLRAVSNIGFTVNRGEILGLVGPNGAGKTTTMRLITGYLTPDAGSVHIAGHDVAANSIAARGCIGYLPEGAPAWPEMTPFQLLRFVAAVHGVDKHSPNIQSAIQHMGLESVLHRKLDTLSKGFRRRVSLAMAIVHNPPVLIMDEPTDGLDPNQKQEVREFIETLAVHRAIILSTHALEEVTALCGRVLIINQGEIIANDTPTGLMARSRYHHAVTVTVERTAASTLRNLLDDIDGILEIEETTHSDDSQFTILPAGEASTSIYLMARISRLMDQHGLSARALYREQGRLDEVFQSLTKRPDASDTPPALQDTGVS
- a CDS encoding ABC transporter permease produces the protein MRAFAAIFRREFRAYFTTPLALVFIVIFLVSIGASTFYLGGFLESGMVSPAPFFVFHPWLYLFFAPAIAMRLWAEERRTGVIELLFTLPVPLWSAVLGKFFAAWLFLSLTLAFTFPFWITLNVLGNPDNGVVLAGYLGSLLMAGGYLAISACMSALTRNQPVAFITGVIVCFAFMVSSLPVVLDLFQGWAPQIILTTIASFSLLTHFDDISKGVIDARDIVFFVSLIVVWLAGSMVVLNMKRTSV
- a CDS encoding DUF2794 domain-containing protein yields the protein MGKEPVIFHSVRQPRRPEPVVVFDRKELNTILQLYGRKVATGEWRDYALDHQKDLAVFSIFRRTSENPLYRVEKRPGLARRQGAYAIIAASGHILRRGHELRQVLRVLERRSLKLVS